A region of Cheilinus undulatus linkage group 10, ASM1832078v1, whole genome shotgun sequence DNA encodes the following proteins:
- the hmmr gene encoding hyaluronan mediated motility receptor isoform X1, with product MSFSRAPLKRFNEHVGCAPAPGTYEVKPGDLKGAASFDKSDRFRALKAAALPPPSPSRALVSPVRRTVSVDGLVEGSSAKKEKNVMTVERKQQKLLEKEIRSLVQQRGEQDRHLLSLEEELKKVEAKLLAAVRERTGLAANVTTLERQRAELKKVNEFLKNKVSADTTKKRINSLTMELMEARSILDVKNKELSVLHINTEGQLKVLETDLQTARATVTALKDRNKDLEDLHQVTKSLNEELENENARLQAVIRELKEEIRVMQGYLDTANEEIQDLRLKLKEKTQENDNGGSQEERVKQLETELEQRTTELKTTQDELRHKEEEALKFKQELQVSNDALAEAEKRLENQELELKSSQNSVSDMEEQIESANLEVQDSQATVRQQEAELARLREVLRRTEKELDERVAHLEQRCLFSEEERSKTQEQGLRRVEELKTELNLLKEAKRVESNRLSQLEEEHALLTQELTKEKALVDSLTVLVEQEREESEERFKQLKEEMEEVLGELAVLEEQEKGRQEVLLRHKEEKEELQKQLNETLTMSESRCNDVAALTEEHLAAKRELQEALTNSLSKMADIVTELESTKNALKGAEERQKELEAEVDRVTKQMNEEMAKTVKQKDEEISRVRESLEELQERHLAEAKAQEENSRVLLEVQTSIAQKEEKMKAMEASSAALISDLQLQTKEREEAVEQLELQKGQSVKAQKLLEKVSHEKEEIMEQLQQEREEKVKIQTALQEERVVLEVERKDHKQVRSKVLRLQTELERIDEERGSLLSEVELKEKSRLTLESQLDMAEQDRNRLQSRLDEAEQGVVSFQAQLELMEEKMLALQCRLEEEQHDRQALQEQVEVLTQEKVTLQWEMEDQRQELQKQLREAQEKRSQSSETEHWRKQYDELFSKVKPFQEQLNAFAAERNALLNENGVNQEELNKLSDAYARLLGHQNQKQKIKHVMKLKDENISLKQELSKLRSQLNRQKIDLEQLKSSLPGAPRRRFDPSKAFQHNKENRQTETSEPLKEGNHNA from the exons ATGTCGTTTTCCAGAGCCCCTTTGAAAAGATTCAACGAGCACGTCG GCTGTGCCCCTGCTCCGGGAACCTATGAGGTTAAACCTGGGGATCTGAAGGGAGCTGCCTCCTTCGACAAGTCTGATCGATTCAGAGCTTTAAAGGCAG CTGCTCTGCCACCACCATCGCCCTCTAGAGCTTTGGTGTCACCAGTTCGCAGGACTGTATCTGTTGATGGTCTT GTTGAAGGGTCGAGtgcaaagaaagagaagaatgTCATGACTGTGGAGAGGAAACAGCAGAAACTGTTGGAGAAAGag ATAAGATCCCTGGTTCAACAGCGAGGGGAGCAGGACCGTCACTTGCTTTCTCTGGAAGAAGAgctgaagaaggtggaggccaaGTTGCTGGCTGCAGTCAGAGAGAGGACAGGCCTCGCTGCAAATGTCACCACCCTTGAAAGACAGCGGGCTGAGCTCAAGAAAGTTAATGAGTTCTTAAAAAACAAG GTTTCTGCTGACACtacaaaaaagagaataaatTCTCTCACAATGGAGTTGATGGAGGCGAGGAGCATTTTGGATGTAAAGAACAAG GAGTTGAGTGTACTGCATATTAACACTGAAGGCCAACTGAAGGTGCTAGAAACAGATCTTCAAACTGCCAGAGCTACAGTCACTGCActaaaagacagaaacaaagaCTTGG AGGATCTTCATCAAGTGACCAAAAGCCTAAATGAAGAGCTCGAGAATGAGAATGCTAGACTGCAGG CTGTGATACGGGAGCTTAAGGAGGAGATCAGAGTCATGCAGGGATACCTGGATACAGCCAATGAAGAGATCCAG GATCTCCGCTTGAAGCTCAAAGAGAAGACCCAGGAGAATGATAATGGTGGTTCTCAGGAGGAGAGAGTAAA gcaACTAGAGACTGAACTTGAGCAGCGCACCACTGAATTAAAAACCACTCAAGATGAGCTGAGGCATAAAGAAGAGGAGGCTCTGAAATTCAAGCAAGAGCTGCAGGTTTCAAATGACGCTTTAGCAGAAGCAGAGAAGAGGTTGGAGAACCAGGAGTTGGAGCTTAAGTCTTCACAAAATTCAGTGAGTGACATGGAGGAGCAAATAGAGTCAGCCAACCTTGAAGTTCAAGACTCTCAAGCGACAGTTCGGCAGCAGGAGGCAGAGCTCGCAAGGCTGAGGGAGGTGCTCAGGAGAACGGAGAAGGAGCTGGATGAGAGGGTGGCACATCTTGAACAGAGGTGTCTGTTCTCTGAGGAAGAGAGGA gcAAGACCCAGGAGCAGGGACTGAGGAGAGTGGAGGAGCTGAAAACAGAGCTCAACCTGCTTAAAGAGGCTAAAAGAGTTGAAAGCAACAGACTGAGTCAGCTCGAGGAAGAACACGCTCTACTAACTCAGGAACTGACGAAAGAAAAG GCACTTGTTGATTCCTTAACCGTGCTGGTGGAGCAGGAGCGTGAGGAGTCTGAGGAGCGGTTCAAACAGCtcaaggaggagatggaggaggtgcTGGGAGAGCTTGCTGTTTTGGAGGAACAAGAAAAGGGAAGGCAGGAGGTGCTACTGAGACataaggaggagaaagaagagctgCAGAAACAGCTGAATGAAACTTTGACGATGTCAGAGAG tAGGTGCAACGATGTCGCAGCTTTAACAGAGGAACATTTAGCTGCAAAGAGGGAACTCCAGGAAGCACTTACAAACTCGCTGAGCAAGATGGCAGACATCGTCACAGAGCTGGAAAG CACCAAAAATGCTCTAAAGGGAGCCGAAGAGAGGCAGAAAGAACTGGAAGCAGAGGTGGACAGAGTAACCAAGCAGATGAATGAGGAGATGGCTAAAACGGTTAAACAGAAAGATGAGGAGATCAGCAGAGTGAGGGAAAGCTTGGAAGAGCTCCAAGAGAGGCATTTAGCTGAGGCTAAAGCCCAGGAGGAGAATTCAAG AGTGCTGCTTGAGGTTCAGACTTCCATTGCTCAAAAAGAGGAGAAGATGAAGGCCATGGAGGCAAGCAGTGCTGCTCTGATCAGTGATCTACAACTGcagacaaaagagagagaggaggcagtGGAGCAGCTGGAGTTACAGAAAGGTCAGAGTGTGAAAGCCCAGAAACTGCTTGAGAAGGTCAGTcatgaaaaagaggaaataatggAGCAGCTCCAAcaagaaagagaagagaaagtTAAAATCCAGACAGCTCTTCAGGAGGAAAGGGTTGTGCTGGAAGTTGAAAGGAAAGACCACAAGCAGGTCAGGTCAAAGGTGCTCAGACTACAGACGGAGCTTGAGAGAATAGACGAGGAAAGGGGGAGTCTTCTGTCTGAGGTGGAACTCAAAGAGAAGTCAAGGCTAACCCTAGAAAGTCAGCTAGACATGGCAGAGCAGGACAGGAATCGACTTCAGTCTCGCCTGGATGAAGCTGAACAAGGCGTTGTGAGCTTCCAGGCCCAATTAGAGCTTATGGAGGAGAAGATGCTGGCCCTTCAGTGTAGGCTGGAAGAAGAGCAACATGACAGACAGGCTCTGCAGGAGCAGGTCGAGGTACTGACTCAGGAAAAGGTTACACTGCAGTGGGAGATGGAGGACCAGCGACAGGAACTCCAGAAACAATTAAGGGAAGCACAGGAGAAACG CTCCcaaagctcagagacagaaCACTGGAGGAAACAGTACGACGAGCTGTTTTCCAAAGTTAAGCCTTTCCAG GAACAACTCAATGCATTTGCAGCCGAGCGAAACGCACTCCTCAATGAAAACGGAGTCAACCAGGAAGAGTTAAACAAGCTATCTGATGCTTACGCTCGTCTCCTGGGGCATCAAAACCAGAAACAGAAGATCAAGCATGTGATGAAACTTAAAGATGAGAATATCTCTCTGAAACAG GAGTTGTCTAAGCTGCGGTCCCAGCTGAACCGGCAGAAGATTGATCTGGAGCAGCTGAAATCGAGCCTTCCTGGAGCCCCTCGCCGTAGGTTTGATCCCAGCAAAGCTTTCCAACATAACAAAGAGAACCGACAAACTGAAACAAGTGAGCCTCTCAAAGAAG
- the hmmr gene encoding hyaluronan mediated motility receptor isoform X2: MSFSRAPLKRFNEHVGCAPAPGTYEVKPGDLKGAASFDKSDRFRALKAAALPPPSPSRALVSPVRRTVSVDGLVEGSSAKKEKNVMTVERKQQKLLEKEIRSLVQQRGEQDRHLLSLEEELKKVEAKLLAAVRERTGLAANVTTLERQRAELKKVNEFLKNKVSADTTKKRINSLTMELMEARSILDVKNKELSVLHINTEGQLKVLETDLQTARATVTALKDRNKDLEDLHQVTKSLNEELENENARLQAVIRELKEEIRVMQGYLDTANEEIQDLRLKLKEKTQENDNGGSQEERVKQLETELEQRTTELKTTQDELRHKEEEALKFKQELQVSNDALAEAEKRLENQELELKSSQNSVSDMEEQIESANLEVQDSQATVRQQEAELARLREVLRRTEKELDERVAHLEQRCLFSEEERSKTQEQGLRRVEELKTELNLLKEAKRVESNRLSQLEEEHALLTQELTKEKALVDSLTVLVEQEREESEERFKQLKEEMEEVLGELAVLEEQEKGRQEVLLRHKEEKEELQKQLNETLTMSERCNDVAALTEEHLAAKRELQEALTNSLSKMADIVTELESTKNALKGAEERQKELEAEVDRVTKQMNEEMAKTVKQKDEEISRVRESLEELQERHLAEAKAQEENSRVLLEVQTSIAQKEEKMKAMEASSAALISDLQLQTKEREEAVEQLELQKGQSVKAQKLLEKVSHEKEEIMEQLQQEREEKVKIQTALQEERVVLEVERKDHKQVRSKVLRLQTELERIDEERGSLLSEVELKEKSRLTLESQLDMAEQDRNRLQSRLDEAEQGVVSFQAQLELMEEKMLALQCRLEEEQHDRQALQEQVEVLTQEKVTLQWEMEDQRQELQKQLREAQEKRSQSSETEHWRKQYDELFSKVKPFQEQLNAFAAERNALLNENGVNQEELNKLSDAYARLLGHQNQKQKIKHVMKLKDENISLKQELSKLRSQLNRQKIDLEQLKSSLPGAPRRRFDPSKAFQHNKENRQTETSEPLKEGNHNA, from the exons ATGTCGTTTTCCAGAGCCCCTTTGAAAAGATTCAACGAGCACGTCG GCTGTGCCCCTGCTCCGGGAACCTATGAGGTTAAACCTGGGGATCTGAAGGGAGCTGCCTCCTTCGACAAGTCTGATCGATTCAGAGCTTTAAAGGCAG CTGCTCTGCCACCACCATCGCCCTCTAGAGCTTTGGTGTCACCAGTTCGCAGGACTGTATCTGTTGATGGTCTT GTTGAAGGGTCGAGtgcaaagaaagagaagaatgTCATGACTGTGGAGAGGAAACAGCAGAAACTGTTGGAGAAAGag ATAAGATCCCTGGTTCAACAGCGAGGGGAGCAGGACCGTCACTTGCTTTCTCTGGAAGAAGAgctgaagaaggtggaggccaaGTTGCTGGCTGCAGTCAGAGAGAGGACAGGCCTCGCTGCAAATGTCACCACCCTTGAAAGACAGCGGGCTGAGCTCAAGAAAGTTAATGAGTTCTTAAAAAACAAG GTTTCTGCTGACACtacaaaaaagagaataaatTCTCTCACAATGGAGTTGATGGAGGCGAGGAGCATTTTGGATGTAAAGAACAAG GAGTTGAGTGTACTGCATATTAACACTGAAGGCCAACTGAAGGTGCTAGAAACAGATCTTCAAACTGCCAGAGCTACAGTCACTGCActaaaagacagaaacaaagaCTTGG AGGATCTTCATCAAGTGACCAAAAGCCTAAATGAAGAGCTCGAGAATGAGAATGCTAGACTGCAGG CTGTGATACGGGAGCTTAAGGAGGAGATCAGAGTCATGCAGGGATACCTGGATACAGCCAATGAAGAGATCCAG GATCTCCGCTTGAAGCTCAAAGAGAAGACCCAGGAGAATGATAATGGTGGTTCTCAGGAGGAGAGAGTAAA gcaACTAGAGACTGAACTTGAGCAGCGCACCACTGAATTAAAAACCACTCAAGATGAGCTGAGGCATAAAGAAGAGGAGGCTCTGAAATTCAAGCAAGAGCTGCAGGTTTCAAATGACGCTTTAGCAGAAGCAGAGAAGAGGTTGGAGAACCAGGAGTTGGAGCTTAAGTCTTCACAAAATTCAGTGAGTGACATGGAGGAGCAAATAGAGTCAGCCAACCTTGAAGTTCAAGACTCTCAAGCGACAGTTCGGCAGCAGGAGGCAGAGCTCGCAAGGCTGAGGGAGGTGCTCAGGAGAACGGAGAAGGAGCTGGATGAGAGGGTGGCACATCTTGAACAGAGGTGTCTGTTCTCTGAGGAAGAGAGGA gcAAGACCCAGGAGCAGGGACTGAGGAGAGTGGAGGAGCTGAAAACAGAGCTCAACCTGCTTAAAGAGGCTAAAAGAGTTGAAAGCAACAGACTGAGTCAGCTCGAGGAAGAACACGCTCTACTAACTCAGGAACTGACGAAAGAAAAG GCACTTGTTGATTCCTTAACCGTGCTGGTGGAGCAGGAGCGTGAGGAGTCTGAGGAGCGGTTCAAACAGCtcaaggaggagatggaggaggtgcTGGGAGAGCTTGCTGTTTTGGAGGAACAAGAAAAGGGAAGGCAGGAGGTGCTACTGAGACataaggaggagaaagaagagctgCAGAAACAGCTGAATGAAACTTTGACGATGTCAGAGAG GTGCAACGATGTCGCAGCTTTAACAGAGGAACATTTAGCTGCAAAGAGGGAACTCCAGGAAGCACTTACAAACTCGCTGAGCAAGATGGCAGACATCGTCACAGAGCTGGAAAG CACCAAAAATGCTCTAAAGGGAGCCGAAGAGAGGCAGAAAGAACTGGAAGCAGAGGTGGACAGAGTAACCAAGCAGATGAATGAGGAGATGGCTAAAACGGTTAAACAGAAAGATGAGGAGATCAGCAGAGTGAGGGAAAGCTTGGAAGAGCTCCAAGAGAGGCATTTAGCTGAGGCTAAAGCCCAGGAGGAGAATTCAAG AGTGCTGCTTGAGGTTCAGACTTCCATTGCTCAAAAAGAGGAGAAGATGAAGGCCATGGAGGCAAGCAGTGCTGCTCTGATCAGTGATCTACAACTGcagacaaaagagagagaggaggcagtGGAGCAGCTGGAGTTACAGAAAGGTCAGAGTGTGAAAGCCCAGAAACTGCTTGAGAAGGTCAGTcatgaaaaagaggaaataatggAGCAGCTCCAAcaagaaagagaagagaaagtTAAAATCCAGACAGCTCTTCAGGAGGAAAGGGTTGTGCTGGAAGTTGAAAGGAAAGACCACAAGCAGGTCAGGTCAAAGGTGCTCAGACTACAGACGGAGCTTGAGAGAATAGACGAGGAAAGGGGGAGTCTTCTGTCTGAGGTGGAACTCAAAGAGAAGTCAAGGCTAACCCTAGAAAGTCAGCTAGACATGGCAGAGCAGGACAGGAATCGACTTCAGTCTCGCCTGGATGAAGCTGAACAAGGCGTTGTGAGCTTCCAGGCCCAATTAGAGCTTATGGAGGAGAAGATGCTGGCCCTTCAGTGTAGGCTGGAAGAAGAGCAACATGACAGACAGGCTCTGCAGGAGCAGGTCGAGGTACTGACTCAGGAAAAGGTTACACTGCAGTGGGAGATGGAGGACCAGCGACAGGAACTCCAGAAACAATTAAGGGAAGCACAGGAGAAACG CTCCcaaagctcagagacagaaCACTGGAGGAAACAGTACGACGAGCTGTTTTCCAAAGTTAAGCCTTTCCAG GAACAACTCAATGCATTTGCAGCCGAGCGAAACGCACTCCTCAATGAAAACGGAGTCAACCAGGAAGAGTTAAACAAGCTATCTGATGCTTACGCTCGTCTCCTGGGGCATCAAAACCAGAAACAGAAGATCAAGCATGTGATGAAACTTAAAGATGAGAATATCTCTCTGAAACAG GAGTTGTCTAAGCTGCGGTCCCAGCTGAACCGGCAGAAGATTGATCTGGAGCAGCTGAAATCGAGCCTTCCTGGAGCCCCTCGCCGTAGGTTTGATCCCAGCAAAGCTTTCCAACATAACAAAGAGAACCGACAAACTGAAACAAGTGAGCCTCTCAAAGAAG